One stretch of Zootoca vivipara chromosome 8, rZooViv1.1, whole genome shotgun sequence DNA includes these proteins:
- the EEF1E1 gene encoding eukaryotic translation elongation factor 1 epsilon-1, whose protein sequence is MAAAVVGPGLAAEELSLLEKSLGLKKGNKYSGQGERKTPVLQMNNGPSLTGLTTIAIHLVKQAKKEQLLGSTIEEKAIVQQWLEYRVTQIDKQSSKEDIRLILKDLNSYLEDKVYITGHNFTLADILLYYGLHHIIADLTVQEKEKYLNVSRWFNHIQHYPGIRQHLSSIVFIKNRLYNTH, encoded by the exons ATGGCGGCTGCCGTTGTGGGGCCTGGCCTGGCCGCCGAGGAGCTGAGCCTGCTAGAGAAGTCGCTGGGCTTGAAGAAGGGGAACAAGTACAGCGGACAAGGAGAGCGGAAG ACTCCTGTACTACAGATGAACAATGGCCCCAGTCTGACAGGACTGACAACTATAGCCATCCATTTAGTCAAACAAGCAAAGAAGGAACAGCTGCTTGGGAGCACCATAGAAGAGAAAGCAATAGTTCAGCAGTGGTTAGAATACAGAGTAACACAAATAGATAAACAGTCCAGTAAAGAAGATATTCGATTAATTTTGAAG GACCTGAATTCATACCTTGAAGACAAAGTCTATATTACAGGACACAATTTTACTTTAGCAGATATTTTACTGTACTATGGACTGCACCACATCATA GCTGACCTTACAGTGCAGGAGAAGGAGAAATACCTTAACGTCTCTCGTTGGTTTAATCATATTCAGCATTATCCAGGTATCCGGCAACATCTGTCTAGCATAGTCTTCATCAAGAACAGACTCTACAATACACATTAA